In Aedes albopictus strain Foshan chromosome 3, AalbF5, whole genome shotgun sequence, the genomic window GCTGTATGATACGGGAGCAGATGTGCTGCTCACGTACGAGTAGCTGGATTCAGAGGATCCAGAACTGTATCCAGAGGATCCAGAACTGTATCCAGCGGACCCGGTGTCTACCACCTTGACCGACTTGGCACTGGACGTAGAGGCGACTACTGGAGCGACATATTTGACTTGCTTGTGTTCTTCCTTGCGGTTCTTGTACTTGATGAAGAAGACTTCCGGTTTGTTCTGCTTGGCAGGTTCAGGTTTCTGGACAATGACTTCCTGTTGATGTTCGGGCTTCTGGTGCAGCACGTAAACGATGGTCTTCTCCTCGGATGAAGCCTGTGGTGGCACAACAACTGACTTCGGCGCTGGAGGACTCGGTGCCTTGATGAAGATGATCTTGTAGTGCTTCTGCTTGTGGGAAACAGGTTGGATAACTCGCGGTGCTTCGTATTCTTCTTTGTCTTCCGGTGGAACATGCACGTAAACGTGCTTGTAGACTTCTTCGACCGCTCGCTGAGGTTGAACATAATAGCTGCTTTGGGAGTGACTGCCACTACCGAACACAGTGGATCCTGAAGACTGCGAGCTACTCAGAGATCCCTGGCCGGCCCACCCCCAGGACTGTTGTTGCTGTTCCTTCCAAGATCCGGAAGATGCCTGCTGCTGCTGATAAGATTGCACCTGCTGCTTTTCGTAAGTAACTtgagttttcaacggttgaatgaCCGTAGTCTTCACGGGAGCTTGATACACATGAGAAGGTTGTTGCACATGCGAGTAACTGGGAAGTTCTTGATGGAACTGTACTTGTCCATGAGCTTCTGGTTCAACACAATCTTCAACTTCCGGAACGTAGCTCGGAACTGATGGGAAATACAAGGTACTGCTAACAGCCGGTGGATCATAATGATATCCCTCCGGTGCGGCTAACGCCGCCACCACTACGCTTAACACTATCACTAATCTCATATTTAGTCCTTGAAGATCACTCTTATCCTAGCACGTTCCACTTCAACCGCGAACGTATCGTAATCGAACTTAAAACATAAGTAACAAGGAACGGCCCAAGTGCTCCAGTTTTATAGACTTGAACTAGGAAGGACATCGTCGTCAACGGCGTTTCTGGTTCAATCCACTGTTGGGGTCTGCTTACCCTACATACACACATACTCGATTCGACAAGTCGGCAGTTACATAATCTGTGACCAAAACCCGAAAATTTCATCGTCACACAGCCAGATAGACCCCAACTGTTGAGGGTTCGCGTATATTTTGATACACATGTTTGGACCACTTCTCCGCGTGTCAAGTCCTGCCTCCAGTTCGGTCAGGCAACCAGTCAGTGTCGGTGTCGGTGCTCCAATTGTACATACAATCATACAAGCACGCGGTGGGTGACAATGACACCACATTCTCCTCCCCTTTgcggtcgtcgtcatcgttgtcgaCGTTTAGGTGGTCCCAACAGTATGCTGTGGTGACCCCCAAGAGTAGCAAACCGGTATATCAACTCTCAATTTCGTCGCTTGCTGCGAATTGTACCGTGTGGTGCGTCAGTTTTTTGGCTAAGGGGAAGCAGCATTGAAAGCACTTTGGAAGTAAAATTCCATAGTGTTTTGGTAATAATGGacgtttttatggatttttattttattttattttgatacACGCGCgctatcaagcagctgaaactgcatcgcgctcgcactgtataccacgagcgaggttttttggtagtgttgtactttttacaacagcgcgcgcgctgaagggttacttcccttccgaaggaagaactcatattctgcgagtttgtcgagagtggggttcgatcccaggtcctcggcgtgatagccaagtgttctaaccatcacaccaagtccgctccatgatataaaatttatttttgttttatctaCGCCCCAGAATTCAAATTTATTGGACGCAATGACTTGATTTTCCCTAACAGCGgggataaataattaaaaatggtcACTACATTTTTGGCACTGTCTATTATAAGGAGGCCACAGCCCTCATTTTCTGTTTTTATGTGACAAAATAATAAacacattgcacaatgggtccagagccgtatttacgaagacaaaaatgtttgtgcctaaaccataagttttagatacatggtgtctttgggaaactttcttcttatttttcgaccttttttctcattattgtgaaattagggtggtccctctagtttcgcggaTCCAATCATCTGctatttaatagttttatgtacgttcataaaatgttctacaaagttgtaaaagaacttatttagagcaagtttgccgaaaaaaccattattctatctcttatggttcctaacttataattttttaacagattcatgttagggtgatccataaatttcagttttcctgaaataacttttaattcgttcgtttctcgtaaatactttgttccgagcacttttagaactatcaacgacgcatattttttccaaagagctcaaagttctaactctcatagttaagaagatattggcatttttcttcgaaaaatcacttttttcaaaatgtcatatctcaaaaagcagcaaatggattttcaatctcccggttgcattggaaagatcgtactctgttctatttatggtgaaaaaactgtaggtaccttttttgtttaaagctttttattgaattttgaaaatacgatttttttcatggaaaagcagttgtaactttgaaaatcgatgaaatacaaacttggcgtcttcgacaaaattgtgagtttttggctgctttaaaagtgcccagaacaaagtattgcgaaaaaatcaacacataaaattatattgagtaaaaatagattttcatatgaaaaatgacacatttcaagcaaattcaactcgtctttgttagatagatcaaagtagcttggtaaatggtcatccatttcattgtagaaccaatgtttatttatactgtcatcaccatttaggcacaatgttaataagatattgtaaatcatgtaactttgataggcttttacgttaacctaaacatatactagtgattgacattttcactatccatacattgagGTGATGACATTGAAATTTACTTtatggaaatcagctcaaaatcacattttaagttgagttcattgacgaattatggattataaatttaaatattttcgacatggttacttcgatctatctaacaaagactagtcgagtttgctgaaattgttctgCTTTCCATaataaaatctgtttttactcaatataattttatgtgttgattttttcgcaatactttgttctgggcacttttatagcagccaaaaactcacaattttgtcgaagacgccaagtttgtatctcatcgattttcaaagttacaactgcttttccatgaaaaaaatcgtattttcaaaattcaataaaaagcttcaaacaaaaaaggtacctacagttttttcaccataaatagaacagagtacgatctttccaatgcaaccggtagattgaaaatccatttgctcctttttgagatatgatattttgaaaaaaagtgatgtttcgaaaaaaatgccaatatctttttaactatgagagttagaactttgagctctttggaaaaaaatatgcgtcgttgatagttctaaaagtgctcggaaaaaagtatttacgagaaacgaacgaattaaaagttatttcaggaaaactgaaattcatggatcaccgtaacatgaatctgttaaaaaattataagttaggaaccataaaagagttagaataatggtttcttcggcaaacttgctccaaataagttcttttacaactttgtagaacatattgtgaacgtacataaaactattaaatagcagatgtttggatccgcgaaactagagggaccaccctaatttcacaataatgagaaaaaaggtcgaaaaataagaagaaagtttcccaaagacaccatgtatctaaaacttatggtttaggcacaaacatttttgtcttcgtaaacacggctctggacccattgtgcattgtcaATTAATCTAATGATTATTTCGGCATTTATTTTTAGGGAAATGGTGAAACTTTTCTCATATTTTCTAGATGAattatgcaaaaataagacgatgaaaaaaGTTGTGTATGgcgttttcatttacgcggctgtGTAAATTGAAAACAACGTAAAAAAATACTTAACTATAAATTTACAGGTCAAAACACGTAATTTTACGTCTTGTAAAACTTAATTTCAAATACCAACATTTTTCGTCCCTTTGAACTTAGCTTTACAAGAAAAATGTAATATTCAGCGCAATGCCTGTAAATTTGAGAAGTTCGAATGTAAACATCCGAATAATGGTAGAGGTAGAAGTAtgggccgcaaggtcgaagacggtgtaaataCGTTAGGGACTATTAAGGGccaggggggggggttgtttctggccaaagtctacgctacatataaatttcaaaatttttgtatgtacaaaagtctacgaggggggaggaggggtctgagatggccaaaatttggtctacgtggtttatgaacagtcccttacATATAAAGTTCAATTTTTCTTAGTGTGTACAACACaactacacagttcaaaattgttacatcgagttcgctgttacaaaatgacctccatcgcttttaacacaattctccatcggattgttaaattacaggttgtctgcagtatggagcttgcttacaattttgcgTGCTAGAAATTGACCCATATCCCCCCAgggtcctatttataggacagatgccccgaacggcTAGCGTCCTATAAATATGACAGTCCTTTGAATGTGAATACATATTTCCAGTATTACGCAAaactttagaatactttcttcagagaagatgttctccacacccataccttgcttatattggacaatatagtttgtgactttTTCACTAGatagcgtaaacgatgctgcaaagattacatattgtcatgatctatgagcttcatttccaatgcgaaaaaaaaatatttccctggaatcttgacaatggttaataatttataggccatttcttcggcagagttgttaatcaatacctacaaaagtcgatgtatgtatgattgtatgtttatatgtttgtatgtttgtatgcttgtatgtttatacgTTTATATGTtcgtatgtttgtctatttgtatgtttagaTGTACAGTATATCCATACATATCGTATGTATATATggatgccggaacataggcataactctggaatgcgtcaagaaatttcaatcaaatttggcatatacATTCcctaggatgtggaggtggtagtaggggtattggaattcaagatggcggctcaggttccaagatggtggtcaaaactccagaatactAGCGCcagactagcgccacctagcggcgaaatcaccaactaattgtggAATTACCAGATAACtcttgactttctgaagaactttgccgaagacggcactgtTCTATCTGCTCtgcatctcgagatagcggagatTGAAACTTTACTCGACAactagcgccatctagcggcaaaatcaccaaTCAATTGTTGAattaccagattgctcttgactttctgaagaactttgccgaagacgacacttttctatctgcgctggatctccagatagagaagtttgaaacttttcttgatgactagcgccacctagcggcgaaatcaccaactaattgttaaatcaccagattgctcttgacttcctgaagaattttgccgaagacggcacttttctatctgcgctggatctccagatagagaagtttgaaactttacttgatgactagcgccacctagcggcgaaatcaccaactaattgttgaatcaccagattgctcttgacttcttgaagaactttgccgaagacggcacttttctatctgctatggatctcgagatagcggagtttaaaACTTTACTCgaaaactagcgccacctagcggcgaaatcaccaaccaattgttgaatcaccagattgctcttgacttcctcacgaactttgccgaagacgacacatttctatctgcgctggttctccagatagagaagtttgaaactttgcttgatgactagcgccacctagcggcgaaatcaccaactaattgttgaactaCCAGATTGTTTATGACCTactgaacaattttgccgaagacaacattgttccaaataaagtagatcttgagatatcgcatgtgatattttatgagtgcttctactggcgaatgtacatagcaaccacttctgcatagcgcctctatcggccaaattgccaactaattggatgatagttggTATTGTGTGATAGAtccattctagtactacaactttgccgaagaaagtatggtgctatcttgtaatacgcctgagatattcgcttacacccccaattaggcgaaatcccataagctctgtgattcccacaacacggactgccgtgtaataggaatccgtgtaataggtgaccgtgtagacggaagccgtgtagtaggagtctagactgtatatgctttttaacggcaatgctgcttcggatactatgcaatgtgggtatctatcgatcgggcttcatatgtagaactcaaaaaatgaatatccgacgccattttgaaatccaagatggtggaccatatccaagatggcggccatggaatggttgtttgatctataataccatgcaatataggtatctatcgatcgggcttgatgagtagaagtcaaaaatcgatatctgacgccattttgaaatttaagatggcggaccgtattcaagatggtggccatggaatagtagtttgagctatgatatcgatcgggcttcatgagtagaagccaaaaatccaTATTTAACgctatttcgaaatccaagatggtggatcatatccaagatggcggccatggaatggtagtttgaggtatgataccatacaatatgggtatctttcgatcgggcttcataagtagaactcaaaaatgaaatccgacgccattttgaaatccaagataacggaccatatccaagattgcggcctTAACTAAGAGGTTGCTTtggagaattctgaaaggattcttttagttattcttttctgcattccttcagggatttgtgctggaattccttcaaagattcctttcaggattcttgctgtgattccttaaggtattcctcccaaaaatatgaaaaatatagatttcttctgattttattaggttatcctagatcatagagacatcttctatggttcttgcaggaatacctgctcagcttctggccggcattcctgtcatgatctctctaaggattccatcaggtattctttatgggattccaaccggaataactccagggatttctgccagaattgctttagaaaatcctgaaaggattctttcagattttaaccaccattcttttatggatttctgatggaattacttaacagattcattttagtatactttcaaagtgatcTGTTGAAACATGTTCAGAGAACCATAATGGAAATGATTCTACGAGGATTCCGCTctggatttatacagcaattcctcccgggattttttctgtgattatttcagagattcctaccaagctttcagcagtgattccctcagaattctaccagattttCCTCTCTGAattcttcagtaaatcctcccggaattccatcagggatttctaacTGGAATGTTCTTTAACCCACGCCAACAACCCCCCACTCCACacgttatgtttttcagacttttgtacgtattTATAAATTAATTGGAtgtgttaatcaccgttaactaatATTTAACTGTTTTAAtgatgtttctcggtgagccaatgaAAACTACTGATTTAACGTTGTGACGTTTCGGTTTACTGTTGTTTCTCTTCAGCCATCCTAAGATAATATCGATCACCGCGgcaactttcacctcctttaCTGCTGGGCAATCACGTACCTTCGAGAAGGCGGTACCAGACactaaagacgaccttacagttgagataAAAATACgtcaaaggagacaaattaaaagaaacagtactaaacacgattttctttttaaaacctgcaaaattactgaaaagtttacgtatggtgagtacataAAGAGAGTTTGTAGggtactgaaggaaaaactcaattactttatcagaaatcattatctgtgtaaaatctaacttctacagtaatttaacgtttggttatgctac contains:
- the LOC109418197 gene encoding uncharacterized protein LOC109418197 yields the protein MRLVIVLSVVVAALAAPEGYHYDPPAVSSTLYFPSVPSYVPEVEDCVEPEAHGQVQFHQELPSYSHVQQPSHVYQAPVKTTVIQPLKTQVTYEKQQVQSYQQQQASSGSWKEQQQQSWGWAGQGSLSSSQSSGSTVFGSGSHSQSSYYVQPQRAVEEVYKHVYVHVPPEDKEEYEAPRVIQPVSHKQKHYKIIFIKAPSPPAPKSVVVPPQASSEEKTIVYVLHQKPEHQQEVIVQKPEPAKQNKPEVFFIKYKNRKEEHKQVKYVAPVVASTSSAKSVKVVDTGSAGYSSGSSGYSSGSSESSYSYVSSTSAPVSYSTASSKNTGASYSYVSSTPAPTVEYSGLGDIGTGYSYVSSTSAPAVEYVSSSGSSLGSTGSSYSSFTNGAGAGYESYVDLGNSGYSSFSSGASLGVINVGSSHDYQFVPSTTLAPVVKVTSPVASYVSSTPHSVVSSTIGSVGDVSVKNPGLSGYSSRTSGSHGHVSTTVATVAPVKKTCRRCASTTSSSLKVQDAYVSNVY